The following coding sequences are from one Electrophorus electricus isolate fEleEle1 chromosome 22, fEleEle1.pri, whole genome shotgun sequence window:
- the LOC113582125 gene encoding C-C motif chemokine 13-like yields MSLHTRSAPLSCSTGPTLPPQSLSVCKISHSARMRNLSALLFVLLLCSLQLVSSGTQASKAALKICCPALTQMKLPLKRIVSYNWTSSECSIKAVVFNMISGKTICVDPASDWVNDHVKAVDQRTKGPATGN; encoded by the exons ATGTCACTCCACACACGCTCAGCTCCTCTGTCCTGTAGTACAGGGCCCACTCTGcccccacagtctctctctgtgtgtaaaatCAGCCATTCTGCTAGAATGAGGaacctgtctgctctgctgtttgtgctgctgctctgttctctccagctggTCTCTAGTG GTACTCAAGCtagtaaagctgctttgaaaATCTGCTGTCCTGCACTGACTCAGATGAAGTTGCCCCTCAAACGCATCGTGTCCTACAACTGGACCAGCAGCGAATGCTCCATCAAAGCTGTGGT CTTTAATATGATTAGTGGAAAGACGATCTGTGTGGATCCTGCCTCTGACTGGGTCAATGACCACGTGAAAGCAGTGGACCAGAGAACAAAAGGACCTGCTACTGGAAACTAA
- the LOC113568879 gene encoding glandular kallikrein-like isoform X2 codes for MTILTFLQLLLLTAGVESAVVKHRLIGGKPCGNNERHHHVWVFQVTHSGKNICGGTLIDKNWVLTAAHCYNVSVIGSVEVWAGVHPNRAYQKFNIQAGDIHIFDKTKNTGDIMLLKLPGPVSGITPAQLPDSSCQTPVNGEQLQIAGHGSTVNQTGPADLNQPLQCLDLKVTVCPTPINNYFCGEGLPNNPPAYTCGGDSGGGWLKKRTGTTGLV; via the exons ATGACAATACTGACGTTCCTGCAACTCTTGCTTTTGACAGCCG GAGTCGAATCTGCTGTGGTTAAACATCGATTGATTGGTGGAAAACCTTGTGGCAACAATGAACGCCACCATCACGTGTGGGTTTTTCAAGTCACACATTCAGGAAAGAACATCTGTGGAGGGACTCTGATCGACAAGAATTGGGTGTTGActgcagcacactgctataATGTGTCAGTGATCGG AAGTGTTGAAGTCTGGGCAGGTGTTCATCCAAATAGAGCATATCAAAAGTTTAACATTCAGGCAGGTGACATCCATATATTTGATAAAACCAAGAACACAGGTGACATCATGCTGCTCAAACTTCCTGGACCTGTAAGTGGAATCACTCCTGCTCAGCTTCCTGACTCCTCCTGTCAGACTCCTGTTAACGGAGAGCAGCTGCAGATCGCTGGTCACGGATCTACTGTTAACCAAACTG GACCTGCCGACCTGAACCAACCTCTGCAGTGTCTTGATCTGAAAGTCACAGTCTGTCCTACACCCATAAACAACTATTTCTGTGGTGAAGGTCTTCCTAATAACCCACCTGCCTACACCTGTGGG GGAGACTCTGGTGGAGGCTGGCTGAAGAAGAGGACTGGGACAACAG gcttggtgtga
- the LOC113568879 gene encoding glandular kallikrein-like isoform X1 yields the protein MTILTFLQLLLLTAGVESAVVKHRLIGGKPCGNNERHHHVWVFQVTHSGKNICGGTLIDKNWVLTAAHCYNVSVIGSVEVWAGVHPNRAYQKFNIQAGDIHIFDKTKNTGDIMLLKLPGPVSGITPAQLPDSSCQTPVNGEQLQIAGHGSTVNQTGPADLNQPLQCLDLKVTVCPTPINNYFCGEGLPNNPPAYTCGGDSGGGWLKKRTGTTGVIYGVHKASHIQYRQISLSTSVCAPPIRKWINDIMTNH from the exons ATGACAATACTGACGTTCCTGCAACTCTTGCTTTTGACAGCCG GAGTCGAATCTGCTGTGGTTAAACATCGATTGATTGGTGGAAAACCTTGTGGCAACAATGAACGCCACCATCACGTGTGGGTTTTTCAAGTCACACATTCAGGAAAGAACATCTGTGGAGGGACTCTGATCGACAAGAATTGGGTGTTGActgcagcacactgctataATGTGTCAGTGATCGG AAGTGTTGAAGTCTGGGCAGGTGTTCATCCAAATAGAGCATATCAAAAGTTTAACATTCAGGCAGGTGACATCCATATATTTGATAAAACCAAGAACACAGGTGACATCATGCTGCTCAAACTTCCTGGACCTGTAAGTGGAATCACTCCTGCTCAGCTTCCTGACTCCTCCTGTCAGACTCCTGTTAACGGAGAGCAGCTGCAGATCGCTGGTCACGGATCTACTGTTAACCAAACTG GACCTGCCGACCTGAACCAACCTCTGCAGTGTCTTGATCTGAAAGTCACAGTCTGTCCTACACCCATAAACAACTATTTCTGTGGTGAAGGTCTTCCTAATAACCCACCTGCCTACACCTGTGGG GGAGACTCTGGTGGAGGCTGGCTGAAGAAGAGGACTGGGACAACAGGTGTGATCTACGGAGTTCACAAAGCTTCACATATTCAGTATAGACAAATTTCCCTttccacaagtgtgtgtgctcctccTATCAGGAAGTGGATAAATGATATCATGACTAATCACTGA